In Arachis stenosperma cultivar V10309 chromosome 1, arast.V10309.gnm1.PFL2, whole genome shotgun sequence, one DNA window encodes the following:
- the LOC130936673 gene encoding uncharacterized protein LOC130936673 isoform X2, translating to MIEVLFLLIFWEAVVIVILLFKTPFRKLLILTLDRLKRARGPLVLNTAAASLVALLLSGVYGIINIQKRQIHDDGHVHLNPTDQLLMANHLLQNTLIGIFAIFVIIDRLHHCMRELRIRRKNLVVMKRLEATKALEEERDKLKVELIQLESDLNSKAKDVDVAEANVTALRKQFQGFLLEYQRVLEENHNLRKKLQVLDRRLSHSVSKKNM from the exons ATGATTGAGGTGTTGTTCCTCCTCATATTTTGGGAGGCGGTTGTGATTGTAATTCTTCTATTCAAGACCCCATTTAGAAAGCTTCTCATCCTCACCCTTGACCGCCTCAAGCGTGCCCGCGGGCCCCTCGTCCTCAACACTGCCGCCGCCTCCCTTGTAGCCCTCCTTCTTTCCGGCGTCTACGGAATAATCAACATTCAGAAGCGACAAATCCATGATGATGGCCATGTTCATCTCAATCCCACCGATCAGCTTCTCATGGCCAATCATCTCCTTCAAAATACTCTCATTGGTATCTTTGCTATTTTTG TTATAATAGATAGATTACATCACTGCATGAGAGAACTCCGAATTAGAAGAAAGAATCTTGTGGTAATGAAAAGATTGGAGGCAACTAAAGCATTGGAAGAAGAAAGAGACAAATTGAAAGTGGAGCTTATACAGTTAGAATCTGATCTCAACTCTAAAGCTAAAGACGTTGATGTTGCAGAAGCCAATGTAACTGCTTTGAGAAAACAATTTCAGGGTTTTCTTCTTGAGTACCAGCGTGTACTTGAGGAGAATCACAACCTCCGCAAGAAGCTACAAGTCTTGGATAGGAGATTGTCACACTCAGTCTCCAAGAAGAATATGTAA
- the LOC130936673 gene encoding uncharacterized protein LOC130936673 isoform X1, which yields MIEVLFLLIFWEAVVIVILLFKTPFRKLLILTLDRLKRARGPLVLNTAAASLVALLLSGVYGIINIQKRQIHDDGHVHLNPTDQLLMANHLLQNTLIGAVLFLAVIIDRLHHCMRELRIRRKNLVVMKRLEATKALEEERDKLKVELIQLESDLNSKAKDVDVAEANVTALRKQFQGFLLEYQRVLEENHNLRKKLQVLDRRLSHSVSKKNM from the exons ATGATTGAGGTGTTGTTCCTCCTCATATTTTGGGAGGCGGTTGTGATTGTAATTCTTCTATTCAAGACCCCATTTAGAAAGCTTCTCATCCTCACCCTTGACCGCCTCAAGCGTGCCCGCGGGCCCCTCGTCCTCAACACTGCCGCCGCCTCCCTTGTAGCCCTCCTTCTTTCCGGCGTCTACGGAATAATCAACATTCAGAAGCGACAAATCCATGATGATGGCCATGTTCATCTCAATCCCACCGATCAGCTTCTCATGGCCAATCATCTCCTTCAAAATACTCTCATTG GTGCCGTCCTTTTTCTTGCAGTTATAATAGATAGATTACATCACTGCATGAGAGAACTCCGAATTAGAAGAAAGAATCTTGTGGTAATGAAAAGATTGGAGGCAACTAAAGCATTGGAAGAAGAAAGAGACAAATTGAAAGTGGAGCTTATACAGTTAGAATCTGATCTCAACTCTAAAGCTAAAGACGTTGATGTTGCAGAAGCCAATGTAACTGCTTTGAGAAAACAATTTCAGGGTTTTCTTCTTGAGTACCAGCGTGTACTTGAGGAGAATCACAACCTCCGCAAGAAGCTACAAGTCTTGGATAGGAGATTGTCACACTCAGTCTCCAAGAAGAATATGTAA
- the LOC130936673 gene encoding uncharacterized protein LOC130936673 isoform X3, with protein MIEVLFLLIFWEAVVIVILLFKTPFRKLLILTLDRLKRARGPLVLNTAAASLVALLLSGVYGIINIQKRQIHDDGHVHLNPTDQLLMANHLLQNTLIVIIDRLHHCMRELRIRRKNLVVMKRLEATKALEEERDKLKVELIQLESDLNSKAKDVDVAEANVTALRKQFQGFLLEYQRVLEENHNLRKKLQVLDRRLSHSVSKKNM; from the exons ATGATTGAGGTGTTGTTCCTCCTCATATTTTGGGAGGCGGTTGTGATTGTAATTCTTCTATTCAAGACCCCATTTAGAAAGCTTCTCATCCTCACCCTTGACCGCCTCAAGCGTGCCCGCGGGCCCCTCGTCCTCAACACTGCCGCCGCCTCCCTTGTAGCCCTCCTTCTTTCCGGCGTCTACGGAATAATCAACATTCAGAAGCGACAAATCCATGATGATGGCCATGTTCATCTCAATCCCACCGATCAGCTTCTCATGGCCAATCATCTCCTTCAAAATACTCTCATTG TTATAATAGATAGATTACATCACTGCATGAGAGAACTCCGAATTAGAAGAAAGAATCTTGTGGTAATGAAAAGATTGGAGGCAACTAAAGCATTGGAAGAAGAAAGAGACAAATTGAAAGTGGAGCTTATACAGTTAGAATCTGATCTCAACTCTAAAGCTAAAGACGTTGATGTTGCAGAAGCCAATGTAACTGCTTTGAGAAAACAATTTCAGGGTTTTCTTCTTGAGTACCAGCGTGTACTTGAGGAGAATCACAACCTCCGCAAGAAGCTACAAGTCTTGGATAGGAGATTGTCACACTCAGTCTCCAAGAAGAATATGTAA
- the LOC130934046 gene encoding mitogen-activated protein kinase kinase kinase 17-like, with product MAPEVARGEEQGFPADVWALGGTVLEMITGKPPWHYLYDDDPVMVLYRIGFWDEVPEIPSHISEEGKDFLTKCFKRDPHERQLVEQLLEHEFVNTFNEHIDYEFELHNSNLHTPMSVLEMEQDNIQTASNCCPYRLRSPIINPRGRISGLCIVDTEMFDA from the coding sequence ATGGCACCTGAGGTGGCCCGTGGGGAGGAGCAGGGATTTCCTGCTGATGTGTGGGCACTTGGGGGTACAGTGTTGGAGATGATAACAGGAAAGCCACCCTGGCACTATCTGTATGATGATGACCCTGTTATGGTGCTTTATCGAATCGGTTTTTGGGATGAAGTGCCAGAAATTCCAAGCCATATTTCAGAGGAAGGGAAGGATTTTCTGACGAAATGTTTTAAGAGGGACCCTCATGAGAGGCAATTGGTCGAGCAACTTCTTGAGCATGAATTTGTTAATACCTTTAACGAGCATATTGATTATGAGTTTGAGTTGCATAACTCTAATTTGCATACTCCTATGAGTGTGTTGGAAATGGAGCAGGACAATATACAGACAGCATCTAATTGTTGTCCTTATCGTTTGAGGAGTCCTATTATTAATCCTAGAGGCAGGATTAGTGGGTTGTGTATAGTAGATACAGAAATGTTTGATGCCTGA
- the LOC130934040 gene encoding uncharacterized protein LOC130934040 — protein MDYVHISDSDLRILDLWSSGQWNLENIYSPLNQSLQSNINSYNPDVQAGSEVGWCWTDAVSKVYDAHSGYLWLSKKMFSWKDRGNWLWLWRQHVPEKHKFLAWLCLREALPTAAFRFKRGILHTDSCPRCFSGQESVLHCIRNCPKAQLVWQALGISDQPMDLMSWFLHNSKQHPFRFFSGLWWIWRSRNNEIFHPHDHWITDKVIGMALSLEKELRNIFELQRLSIPSTISGSWIPPSVGTFKINCDASYPGSGARVGFACVSRDWKGRWQRGCLGTIESRSILQGELFAIWRGFFLAWDSGQRDIICETDCVEAFTIVNNLQDCSGFIDPLVLKIQDIMSWKWHLRLILRDANTVADIMTKTAMRTLSPQVELPLPWKEFESSIQRDCLS, from the coding sequence ATGGATTATGTTCACATTTCTGATTCGGATCTCAGGATCTTGGACCTTTGGTCATCTGGACAGTGGAACCTTGAGAATATCTATTCTCCTCTGAATCAGTCTCTTCAGAGCAACATTAACTCTTACAACCCAGATGTTCAAGCTGGTTCAGAGGTCGGTTGGTGTTGGACTGATGCGGTTTCAAAGGTTTATGATGCTCATAGTGGTTATTTGTGGCTCAGTAAGAAGATGTTTAGTTGGAAGGATAGGGGTAATTGGCTTTGGCTTTGGCGTCAACATGTTCCGGAAAAGCACAAATTTTTGGCCTGGCTATGTCTTCGGGAGGCTCTTCCTACTGCTGCATTTCGTTTTAAGAGGGGCATTTTGCACACGGATAGCTGTCCACGATGTTTCTCAGGTCAGGAATCGGTATTACATTGTATTCGGAATTGTCCAAAAGCCCAACTTGTTTGGCAAGCTTTAGGGATCTCCGATCAACCAATGGATTTGATGAGTTGGTTCTTACATAATAGCAAACAGCACCCCTTTAGATTCTTTTCTGGTCTCTGGTGGATTTGGCGTTCGAGGAATAACGAGATCTTTCATCCTCACGACCATTGGATCACAGACAAGGTGATTGGTATGGCTTTGTCCTTGGAAAAGGAGCTCCGAAATATTTTTGAGTTGCAACGACTGTCTATCCCCTCAACCATTAGTGGCTCTTGGATTCCCCCCTCAGTGGGTACctttaagattaattgtgatgctagcTATCCTGGCAGTGGTGCTCGAgttggttttgcttgtgttaGCAGAGATTGGAAGGGAAGGTGGCAACGAGGCTGTCTGGGAACAATTGAGAGTCGTAGCATTTTGCAAGGAGAGttgtttgctatttggagaggCTTTTTTTTAGCATGGGACTCGGGACAAAGAGACATTATATGTGAGACAGATTGTGTGGAGGCTTTTACTATTGTCAATAATTTACAAGATTGCTCTGGGTTTATTGATCCTTTGGTGTTAAAAATTCAAGATATCATGTCTTGGAAATGGCATCTTCGGTTGATCTTGAGAGATGCAAATACAGTAGCAGACATCATGACAAAGACCGCAATGAGGACCCTTTCTCCCCAAGTGGAGCTTCCGTTGCcttggaaagaatttgagagtaGTATTCAGCGAGACTGCCTTTCTTAA